The following proteins are encoded in a genomic region of Magnolia sinica isolate HGM2019 chromosome 1, MsV1, whole genome shotgun sequence:
- the LOC131257706 gene encoding ankyrin repeat-containing protein BDA1-like, whose translation MDNHETRLRQAALNGDTNALHQLLREDPLLLQNIGAESATDTPLHIASLVGHVEFAAAVLEQQPDLARIRNERGLYPLHLASAKGHVKIVEKMLEVDPSFCKLCDKEGRTPLHSAAANGQVEVLENLLRRPDAATTHARTERGETTLHLCVKYNQFEAAKILVEKDKMLVNMKDDQHNTVLHLAAARKQIQMLKLFLKSDVDVNAENIHGFTALDVLVHGPSEIGDMEISEILVDAGCDRRKKLTNKSKEENEPSKWNCFALNRNEDGKKKEEQLNALHNTILLVATLIATVTFSAGVAPPGGVWSEPPSTHLSIHASPPYFPGTAIHDKKQDFDTFLVFDMIGFVASLSIILFLISRLPCLNRCMTWILVITLWVAVTAMALAFIYGTHLIIAPNRFSRISSCALLAWTALVSIILICHCIIAIFRILKCLVSSVPTCLRKCGICKKEENQSPGSRGNQNDVRQGCYLC comes from the exons ATGGACAACCACGAGACTAGGCTTCGTCAAGCAGCACTCAATGGAGACACAAACGCCCTCCATCAGCTACTCCGAGAAGACCCACTCCTCCTACAAAACATCGGAGCTGAATCGGCCACAGACACACCTCTACACATAGCATCATTGGTAGGCCATGTTGAATTCGCTGCTGCAGTTCTGGAACAACAGCCTGACTTAGCCCGAATCCGCAACGAGCGAGGTTTGTACCCTTTGCACTTGGCTTCAGCTAAAGGGCACGTAAAAATAGTGGAAAAAATGCTGGAGGTCGACCCTTCTTTCTGTAAACTCTGTGATAAGGAGGGGAGGACTCCTCTCCATTCTGCAGCAGCAAATGGCCAAGTTGAAGTATTGGAAAATCTACTACGTCGCCCTGATGCTGCAACCACTCATGCCCGAACAGAGAGAGGAGAGACGACTCTACATCTCTGCGTGAAGTATAACCAGTTCGAGGCGGCTAAAATTTTGGTGGAAAAGGATAAGATGCTGGTTAACATGAAGGATGATCAACACAACACGGTCTTACACCTTGCAGCTGCAAGAAAACAAATTCAg ATGCTAAAGCTTTTTCTCAAATCAGACGTGGATGTGAACGCCGAGAATATCCATGGTTTCACGGCACTTGATGTACTAGTACATGGTCCAAGCGAAATAGGAGACATGGAAATCAGCGAAATCCTTGTGGATGCTGGATGTGATAGACGCAAAAAACTAACAAACAAaagcaaggaagaaaatgaaccaTCTAAATGGAACTGCTTCGCACTCAATAGGAACGAAGAcgggaagaaaaaggaagaacaGCTAAACGCGTTGCACAATACAATTCTACTAGTTGCAACCTTGATTGCAACGGTGACCTTTTCAGCTGGGGTCGCCCCTCCTGGAGGAGTCTGGTCTGAaccaccatccacccatttgtcAATCCATGCTTCACCACCTTACTTTCCAGGCACAGCTATTCATGACAAGAAACAAGACTTCGATACGTTCCTAGTTTTTGATATGATAGGGTTTGTGGCATCACTCAGCATAATTCTCTTTTTAATAAGCAGGTTGCCTTGCTTGAACCGTTGTATGACATGGATCTTGGTGATAACCTTGTGGGTGGCCGTAACCGCCATGGCATTGGCTTTCATCTATGGCACCCATCTCATCATTGCTCCCAACAGGTTTTCCCGCATATCAAGCTGTGCTCTTCTAGCCTGGACTGCGCTCGTGAGCATCATTCTCATATGCCATTGCATCATTGCCATCTTTCGTATACTCAAGTGTTTGGTGTCCTCAGTTCCCACTTGCTTGAGGAAGTGTGGAATTTGCAAGAAAGAGGAAAATCAGTCACCAGGCAGCCGCGGCAATCAAAATGATGTTCGCCAAGGTTGTTACCTTTGCTGA